One stretch of Musicola paradisiaca NCPPB 2511 DNA includes these proteins:
- the cutA gene encoding divalent cation tolerance protein CutA yields MPESTNRDAIVILCTAPDETSAKALATSVLEARLAACVTLLPGAVSLYHWEGKLEQQTETQLLLKSDRRHQPALLSHLKQHHPYQTPELLVLPVLDGDSDYLSWLNASLR; encoded by the coding sequence ATGCCCGAATCGACGAACCGCGATGCAATCGTCATTCTCTGCACCGCTCCAGATGAGACCAGCGCAAAAGCGCTGGCGACATCTGTTCTGGAAGCCCGGCTGGCGGCTTGCGTTACGCTGCTGCCCGGCGCCGTTTCCCTGTACCATTGGGAAGGAAAACTGGAACAACAGACGGAAACCCAACTGCTACTGAAAAGCGATCGCCGTCATCAACCGGCGTTATTATCCCATCTGAAACAACATCATCCTTATCAGACGCCGGAACTCCTGGTTCTGCCGGTACTGGACGGCGATAGCGATTATCTCTCATGGCTCAACGCATCCTTACGCTGA
- a CDS encoding anaerobic C4-dicarboxylate transporter, which produces MLTLELIIVLLAIYLGARLGGIGIGFAGGLGVLVLTLGFHIKPGSIPFDVIEIIMAVIAAIAAMQVAGGMDYLVSLAEKLLRRHPRYVTFLAPMVTYVMTLMAGTGHTAFSTLPVIAEVAKEQGIRPSRPLSIAVVASQIAITASPISAAVVFVASLLEPKGVSYLTLLGICIPTTLAVILLTAIITNFLGKELKDDDVYQERLRKSEVVLRGQSDMQLKPGAKLSVLLFLLGIVAVVFYATAISDAVALIRNPVLPRNEAIVVFMLTVATLICLSCRIETARILTASTFKSGMSACICVMGVAWLGDTFVKAHIADIQSTAGALLQSYPWMLAVVLFFASTLLYSQAATAKALMPAALMLGVAPATAIASFAAVSALFVLPTYPTLLAAVEMDDTGSTRIGKYVFNHAFLIPGVIAIALSVLFGFILSSILL; this is translated from the coding sequence ATGCTTACCCTGGAACTCATTATCGTTTTACTCGCCATCTACCTCGGCGCAAGACTGGGGGGAATCGGCATCGGCTTTGCAGGTGGTCTTGGCGTTCTGGTACTGACGCTGGGCTTTCATATCAAGCCGGGATCCATTCCGTTTGATGTTATCGAAATCATCATGGCGGTCATCGCCGCTATCGCCGCCATGCAGGTGGCGGGCGGCATGGACTACCTGGTGAGCCTGGCGGAGAAACTGCTGCGGCGTCATCCGCGCTACGTCACCTTTCTGGCGCCGATGGTCACTTATGTCATGACACTGATGGCCGGTACCGGCCACACTGCGTTCTCCACCCTACCGGTCATCGCCGAGGTTGCTAAAGAACAAGGGATCCGGCCGTCTCGTCCGTTATCTATTGCCGTCGTCGCCTCCCAGATAGCCATTACCGCCTCGCCGATCTCCGCGGCAGTGGTATTTGTCGCCTCGCTGCTGGAGCCCAAAGGCGTTAGCTACCTGACGCTGCTGGGCATTTGCATCCCGACCACCCTGGCCGTCATTTTGTTGACCGCCATCATCACCAATTTCCTGGGCAAAGAGTTGAAAGACGACGACGTGTATCAGGAGCGCCTGCGCAAAAGTGAGGTGGTTCTGCGCGGCCAAAGCGACATGCAACTGAAGCCCGGCGCGAAACTTTCGGTGCTGTTATTTCTGCTCGGCATTGTTGCAGTGGTGTTCTATGCCACCGCCATCAGCGACGCGGTCGCATTGATCCGCAACCCAGTGTTGCCGCGCAACGAAGCCATCGTGGTCTTCATGCTAACGGTCGCTACGCTGATCTGCCTGAGCTGCCGAATTGAAACCGCACGCATCCTGACTGCCAGCACGTTCAAATCCGGTATGAGCGCCTGCATATGCGTCATGGGGGTCGCCTGGCTGGGCGATACTTTCGTAAAAGCACACATCGCCGACATCCAGAGCACCGCCGGCGCACTGTTGCAGAGCTACCCGTGGATGTTGGCGGTTGTACTGTTTTTCGCCTCCACGCTGCTCTATTCTCAGGCTGCAACCGCTAAAGCGCTGATGCCCGCCGCACTGATGCTGGGCGTCGCCCCTGCGACGGCCATCGCTTCGTTCGCTGCGGTTTCCGCACTTTTCGTGTTACCCACCTACCCCACGTTGCTGGCGGCGGTGGAAATGGATGACACCGGCTCAACCCGCATCGGGAAGTACGTCTTCAACCATGCGTTTCTGATCCCCGGCGTCATTGCCATCGCGCTCTCGGTACTGTTCGGGTTCATCCTGAGCAGCATTCTGTTGTAA
- the ubiC gene encoding chorismate lyase translates to MSDEALAHLHSVEWCAPEVLPATVAEWLTSRDSMTRLLERYCRCLRVQVETERFVASLRIPEEPSLLPLSERYWLREVTLFGDDQPWLFGRTVMPEQTLKEAEIDLTQIGNTPLGRYLFLQGPPVRDFIHTGRSGQLWTRRSRLFLAGNPLLITELFLPDAPIYFPDRYQD, encoded by the coding sequence ATGTCCGATGAGGCGTTGGCTCACCTGCACTCGGTTGAGTGGTGTGCGCCTGAAGTTTTACCTGCGACAGTCGCAGAATGGTTGACCAGCAGAGATTCAATGACACGCCTTCTGGAGCGTTATTGTCGATGTTTGCGCGTTCAGGTAGAGACTGAACGCTTCGTTGCTTCGCTGAGGATACCGGAAGAGCCTTCTCTTTTGCCGTTGAGCGAGCGCTATTGGTTACGTGAAGTGACGCTGTTTGGCGATGATCAACCCTGGCTGTTTGGGCGAACCGTCATGCCGGAGCAGACGCTAAAAGAAGCGGAAATCGATTTGACCCAGATAGGCAATACGCCGCTAGGGCGCTATCTCTTCCTGCAAGGGCCGCCGGTTCGCGACTTTATCCATACGGGGCGGAGCGGGCAACTTTGGACGCGGCGTTCGCGTTTGTTTCTTGCGGGCAATCCGTTGTTAATCACCGAGCTCTTTTTACCGGATGCTCCGATTTATTTCCCTGACAGGTATCAGGACTAA
- the aspA gene encoding aspartate ammonia-lyase, which translates to MSENIRIEEDLLGTREVPADAYYGVHTLRAIENFYISNQKISDIPEFVRGMVMVKKAAAMANRELQTIPRKIADVIIRACDEVLVNGKCLDQFPVDVFQGGAGTSVNMNTNEVLANIGLELMGHQKGEYQYLNPNDHVNKCQSTNDAYPTGFRIAVYSAILKLVDSVTQLGDGFEHKAKAFENILKMGRTQLQDAVPMTLGQEFHAFNVLLKEENKNLLRTAELLLEVNLGATAIGTRLNTPEGYQHLAVQKLADVSKLPCVPAEDLIEATSDCGAYVMVHSTLKRLAVKLSKICNDLRLLSSGPRAGLNEINLPELQAGSSIMPAKVNPVVPEVVNQVCFKVIGNDTCVTMAAEAGQLQLNVMEPVIGQAMFESIYILTNACRNLLEKCVEGITANKSVCESYVFNSIGIVTYLNPFIGHHNGDIVGKICAETGKSVREVVLERGLLTEAELDDIFSVQNLMHPAYKARRYTEDNDAS; encoded by the coding sequence ATGTCAGAAAATATCCGTATTGAAGAAGATTTATTGGGTACGCGCGAAGTGCCTGCTGATGCTTATTACGGCGTTCATACACTACGTGCTATCGAAAACTTCTATATTAGTAACCAGAAAATCAGTGACATACCGGAGTTTGTGCGCGGAATGGTGATGGTCAAGAAAGCGGCGGCCATGGCTAACCGTGAATTGCAGACCATCCCACGTAAAATTGCAGACGTCATCATTCGTGCCTGCGACGAAGTGCTGGTGAACGGCAAATGTCTGGATCAGTTCCCAGTCGACGTGTTTCAGGGCGGCGCAGGTACGTCCGTCAACATGAACACCAACGAAGTGTTGGCCAATATCGGGCTGGAGCTGATGGGGCACCAGAAAGGGGAATACCAGTACCTGAACCCCAACGACCACGTCAACAAGTGTCAGTCCACCAACGACGCTTACCCGACCGGTTTTCGCATCGCGGTTTACAGCGCCATCCTGAAATTGGTGGATTCCGTCACCCAGTTGGGCGATGGCTTTGAACACAAAGCCAAAGCATTCGAAAACATTCTGAAAATGGGCCGCACCCAACTTCAGGATGCAGTGCCGATGACGCTGGGCCAGGAATTCCACGCTTTCAACGTGTTGTTGAAAGAAGAGAATAAAAATCTGCTGCGCACCGCCGAACTGTTGCTGGAGGTGAACCTGGGCGCAACCGCCATCGGTACTCGCCTTAACACACCGGAAGGCTACCAGCATCTGGCGGTGCAAAAACTGGCGGACGTCAGCAAGCTGCCCTGCGTGCCGGCGGAAGACCTGATCGAGGCAACATCCGACTGCGGCGCTTACGTCATGGTACACAGCACGCTGAAACGTCTGGCGGTTAAACTCTCCAAGATCTGTAACGACTTGCGTTTGCTCTCCTCTGGCCCGCGCGCAGGGCTGAACGAAATCAATCTGCCGGAACTGCAGGCTGGCTCATCCATCATGCCGGCCAAGGTCAACCCGGTGGTGCCGGAAGTGGTGAACCAGGTCTGTTTCAAAGTCATCGGCAACGATACCTGCGTCACCATGGCGGCGGAAGCGGGTCAGTTGCAGTTGAACGTCATGGAACCGGTCATTGGTCAGGCCATGTTCGAATCCATCTATATTCTGACCAACGCCTGCCGTAACTTACTGGAAAAATGCGTAGAAGGGATCACGGCGAACAAATCCGTCTGTGAATCCTATGTGTTCAATTCCATCGGCATCGTGACCTATCTGAACCCGTTCATCGGCCACCATAACGGCGACATCGTCGGCAAGATCTGCGCCGAAACCGGCAAAAGCGTTCGCGAAGTCGTGCTGGAACGCGGCCTGCTGACCGAAGCCGAGTTGGACGACATTTTCTCCGTACAGAACCTGATGCATCCGGCCTACAAAGCCCGGCGTTATACCGAAGATAACGACGCATCGTAA
- a CDS encoding FxsA family protein, which yields MRWIPFLLIFLLVYVEISIFIRVSEVLGVAPTLLLVVLTSCVGVSMVRNQGMKTLIQMQQRLQTGESPAAEMVKSVSLVLSGFLLVLPGFFTDFLGLLLLLPPVQKHLTMKLMPHLRVWRSSPGGASGGHTFEGEFQRKETDSDQDHIEHQDDRKNR from the coding sequence GTGCGCTGGATACCGTTTTTGCTGATTTTCCTTCTGGTCTATGTCGAAATCTCCATTTTTATTCGGGTGTCCGAAGTATTGGGGGTGGCGCCGACGTTGCTGCTGGTCGTATTGACGTCCTGCGTTGGAGTATCAATGGTGCGTAATCAGGGCATGAAAACCCTCATTCAGATGCAACAGCGCCTGCAAACGGGAGAAAGCCCGGCGGCCGAGATGGTGAAAAGCGTTTCCCTGGTGTTGTCGGGGTTTCTGCTGGTTCTGCCCGGTTTCTTCACCGATTTTCTGGGATTGCTACTGCTGCTGCCTCCCGTACAGAAACACCTGACGATGAAGCTGATGCCGCATCTGCGCGTCTGGCGCAGTTCTCCTGGCGGCGCATCGGGCGGCCATACATTCGAAGGTGAGTTCCAGCGCAAGGAAACTGATTCGGATCAGGATCATATCGAGCATCAGGACGATCGAAAAAACCGCTGA
- the groL gene encoding chaperonin GroEL (60 kDa chaperone family; promotes refolding of misfolded polypeptides especially under stressful conditions; forms two stacked rings of heptamers to form a barrel-shaped 14mer; ends can be capped by GroES; misfolded proteins enter the barrel where they are refolded when GroES binds), with protein sequence MAAKDVKFGNDARVKMLRGVNVLADAVKVTLGPKGRNVVLDKSFGSPTITKDGVSVAREIELEDKFENMGAQMVKEVASKANDAAGDGTTTATVLAQAIVNEGLKAVAAGMNPMDLKRGIDKAVIAAVQELKNLSVPCADSKAIAQVGTISANSDETVGKLIAEAMEKVGKEGVITVEEGTGLQDELDVVEGMQFDRGYLSPYFINKPETGSVELESPFILLADKKISNIREMLPVLEAVAKAGKPLLIIAEDVEGEALATLVVNTMRGIVKVAAVKAPGFGDRRKAMLQDIATLTAGTVISEEIGLELEKATLEDLGQAKRVVINKDTTTIIDGVGDEATIQGRVTQIRQQIEEATSDYDREKLQERVAKLAGGVAVIKVGAATEVEMKEKKARVEDALHATRAAVEEGVVAGGGVALIRVATAISGLKGDNEEQNVGIKVAQRAMEAPLRQIVSNAGEEPSVVANNVKAGEGNYGYNAATEQYGNMIDMGILDPTKVTRSALQYAASVAGLMITTECMVTELPKSDAPDLGAAGGMGGMGGMGGMM encoded by the coding sequence ATGGCAGCTAAAGACGTAAAATTCGGTAATGACGCTCGGGTAAAAATGTTGCGTGGCGTCAATGTGCTGGCTGATGCAGTAAAAGTTACGCTGGGCCCAAAAGGCCGTAATGTGGTTCTGGATAAATCCTTCGGCTCGCCGACCATCACCAAAGACGGGGTGTCCGTTGCACGTGAAATCGAACTGGAAGACAAGTTCGAAAACATGGGCGCTCAGATGGTGAAGGAAGTTGCTTCCAAAGCGAACGATGCTGCGGGTGACGGTACTACCACCGCTACCGTACTGGCTCAGGCTATTGTTAATGAAGGTCTGAAAGCTGTTGCCGCCGGCATGAACCCGATGGACCTGAAACGCGGTATCGATAAAGCGGTTATCGCTGCGGTTCAAGAACTGAAAAACCTGTCTGTTCCTTGCGCTGACTCTAAAGCTATCGCACAGGTAGGCACCATCTCCGCCAACTCCGATGAAACCGTGGGCAAACTGATTGCCGAAGCGATGGAGAAAGTGGGTAAAGAAGGCGTTATCACCGTTGAAGAAGGCACCGGCCTGCAAGACGAACTGGACGTGGTTGAAGGTATGCAGTTCGATCGCGGCTACCTGTCTCCGTACTTCATCAATAAGCCGGAAACCGGTTCTGTTGAGCTGGAAAGCCCGTTCATTCTGCTGGCTGACAAAAAAATCTCCAACATCCGCGAAATGTTGCCGGTGCTGGAAGCTGTCGCCAAAGCAGGCAAACCGCTGCTGATCATCGCTGAAGACGTAGAAGGCGAAGCGCTGGCGACTCTGGTTGTCAACACCATGCGCGGTATCGTAAAAGTTGCTGCGGTGAAAGCGCCGGGCTTCGGCGACCGTCGTAAAGCTATGCTGCAGGACATCGCTACCCTGACTGCCGGTACTGTGATTTCTGAAGAAATCGGTCTGGAGCTGGAAAAAGCCACGCTGGAAGATCTGGGCCAGGCTAAACGTGTGGTTATCAACAAAGACACCACCACCATTATTGATGGCGTGGGCGATGAAGCCACTATTCAGGGCCGTGTTACCCAGATTCGTCAGCAGATCGAAGAAGCGACTTCCGACTACGATCGTGAAAAACTGCAGGAGCGTGTAGCTAAACTGGCTGGCGGTGTTGCGGTTATCAAAGTCGGTGCTGCGACCGAAGTCGAAATGAAAGAGAAGAAAGCCCGCGTTGAAGATGCGCTGCACGCGACCCGTGCTGCCGTTGAAGAAGGCGTGGTTGCTGGTGGCGGTGTGGCGCTGATCCGCGTTGCTACTGCTATCAGTGGCCTGAAAGGCGATAACGAAGAGCAGAATGTAGGTATCAAAGTTGCTCAGCGTGCGATGGAAGCGCCGCTGCGTCAGATCGTTTCCAACGCCGGTGAAGAGCCGTCTGTTGTAGCCAACAATGTGAAAGCGGGCGAAGGTAACTACGGTTATAACGCTGCGACTGAACAGTACGGCAACATGATCGATATGGGTATCCTGGATCCGACTAAAGTCACTCGTTCTGCACTGCAGTACGCGGCTTCCGTCGCCGGCCTGATGATCACCACCGAATGTATGGTGACTGAGCTGCCGAAAAGCGATGCACCGGATTTAGGCGCCGCAGGCGGTATGGGTGGAATGGGCGGCATGGGCGGCATGATGTAA
- the dicD gene encoding division control transcriptional repressor DicD: protein MQRETVLEQALSLLEQQGFGAATLETLANRLQIAPDVLRDYWPNREALLYDSLRHHAQQVDAWRRHVQLDDHLTIEQKLLTRYQVLREAVQHQRYPGCLFIAACYFFPDPEHPIHSIAEQQKQASLHYTKALLDELDIEDTDMVALQMELILEGCLSKLLVKRQISDIEVARRLAEDVLRMALCRKNGALT from the coding sequence ATGCAACGGGAAACGGTTCTGGAGCAGGCGCTGTCCCTGCTCGAACAACAGGGGTTCGGCGCCGCCACACTGGAAACACTGGCGAACCGCTTACAAATTGCGCCGGATGTTCTGCGCGATTACTGGCCGAACCGAGAAGCACTGCTCTACGATAGCTTGCGCCATCATGCCCAGCAGGTAGATGCCTGGCGACGGCATGTCCAGCTTGACGACCATCTGACCATCGAACAGAAACTACTGACCCGCTATCAGGTTCTGCGGGAAGCCGTACAGCATCAACGCTATCCGGGTTGCCTGTTCATCGCCGCCTGTTATTTTTTTCCTGATCCCGAACACCCGATCCACAGCATCGCCGAGCAGCAAAAACAGGCGTCGCTGCACTATACCAAAGCACTGTTGGATGAGCTGGACATTGAAGATACCGACATGGTGGCATTGCAAATGGAGCTGATTCTGGAAGGATGCCTGAGCAAACTGCTGGTTAAACGTCAAATTTCCGATATTGAGGTCGCTCGTCGGCTGGCGGAGGATGTTCTGCGTATGGCGCTATGTCGTAAAAATGGCGCATTGACCTGA
- a CDS encoding co-chaperone GroES: MKIRPLHDRVIVKRKEVESKSAGGIVLTGSAAGKSTRGEVLAVGHGRILENGEVKPLDVKVGDIVIFNDGYGVKTEKIDNDEVLIMSESDILAIVEA; encoded by the coding sequence ATGAAAATTCGTCCATTGCATGACCGCGTGATCGTCAAGCGCAAAGAAGTTGAGTCAAAATCTGCTGGCGGCATTGTTCTGACCGGTTCTGCAGCGGGTAAATCCACCCGTGGTGAAGTCCTGGCTGTTGGCCATGGCCGTATCCTGGAAAACGGTGAAGTGAAACCGTTGGACGTGAAAGTAGGCGATATCGTTATTTTCAATGATGGCTATGGCGTGAAGACGGAGAAGATCGATAACGACGAAGTGTTGATCATGTCTGAAAGCGACATTCTGGCGATTGTTGAAGCCTAA
- a CDS encoding protein-disulfide reductase DsbD has translation MAQRILTLILIGISLLFTCQAVAQNPFERSAQPSSSRFLPVDQAFAFDFQQQGSQLTLQWQIHDGYYLYRQQIRLIGNNADIANVELPPGTPHHDEFFGEVSIFRQTLSLPVSLLSAESNATLSVTYQGCADNGFCYPPETRKVPLSAVSQTPAAITAMPVDTPSIPLPFSPLWALLIGVGVAFTPCVLPMYPLISGLILGQRQRLSSRRTLLLSILYIQGMALTYTLLGVLIAYAGLRFQAALQHPYVLTGISVLFIALALSMFGLYNLQLPSSLQTRLTLWSNRQQGGSAIGVFMMGTLAGLICSPCTTAPLSALLLYIAQSGDLPAGAGTLYLYALGMGLPLLGVTLFGNRLLPKRGAWMNHVKEGFGFVILALPVFLLGRVLGDIWEARMWALLGVAFFGWGFVLSLAHRSGWMRIVQVIMLAGALLTVRPLQDWLFMPVQAAQDRPRPLAFSPVGNLNELHRSLSGAGRITMLDLYADWCVACKEFEKYTFSDAQVRQRLSQLQLLQADVTANSDAHQALLRHFQVLGLPTILFFDASGREIPGSRVTGLLNATDFVGHLQKLPR, from the coding sequence ATGGCTCAACGCATCCTTACGCTGATCCTGATTGGCATCAGCCTGCTGTTTACCTGTCAGGCTGTTGCGCAGAATCCCTTCGAGCGCAGCGCACAACCATCATCATCGCGCTTTCTGCCTGTCGATCAGGCATTTGCCTTTGATTTTCAACAACAGGGCTCGCAACTGACACTCCAATGGCAAATCCACGACGGCTATTATTTATACCGCCAACAGATCAGGCTGATCGGCAATAACGCCGACATCGCCAACGTCGAACTGCCGCCGGGAACGCCGCACCACGACGAATTCTTCGGCGAAGTCAGTATTTTTCGCCAGACGTTGTCGCTGCCGGTCTCGCTGCTAAGCGCGGAGAGCAACGCCACCCTGAGCGTCACTTACCAGGGCTGCGCCGACAACGGTTTCTGCTACCCGCCGGAAACCAGAAAAGTCCCCCTCAGCGCCGTCAGCCAAACGCCTGCAGCCATCACGGCGATGCCCGTCGATACACCGTCAATTCCGCTGCCATTCTCACCCTTGTGGGCATTGCTGATAGGCGTCGGCGTCGCCTTCACGCCATGCGTATTGCCGATGTACCCGCTGATTTCCGGCCTGATTCTCGGGCAGCGGCAACGCCTCTCATCCCGCCGCACGCTGCTGCTCTCGATACTGTACATTCAGGGCATGGCGCTCACTTACACCCTGCTCGGCGTGCTGATAGCTTACGCCGGCCTGCGTTTTCAGGCCGCCTTGCAGCACCCCTATGTGCTCACCGGCATCTCGGTGCTGTTCATCGCGCTGGCGCTGTCTATGTTCGGGCTTTACAACCTGCAGCTGCCCTCATCCCTGCAAACCCGGCTGACGCTATGGAGTAACCGTCAACAGGGCGGTTCCGCCATCGGCGTATTCATGATGGGCACGCTCGCCGGGCTCATCTGTTCGCCCTGCACGACCGCGCCGTTAAGCGCATTGCTGCTGTATATCGCGCAAAGCGGCGACCTGCCAGCCGGCGCCGGCACACTCTATCTGTACGCGCTGGGCATGGGGCTGCCGCTACTGGGCGTAACCTTGTTCGGCAACCGTCTGCTGCCGAAGCGCGGTGCCTGGATGAATCACGTCAAAGAAGGATTTGGCTTCGTCATTCTGGCGCTGCCGGTATTTCTGCTGGGCCGGGTATTGGGTGATATCTGGGAAGCACGGATGTGGGCGCTGTTGGGCGTGGCTTTCTTCGGCTGGGGATTTGTATTGAGCCTGGCTCACCGTTCCGGGTGGATGCGAATAGTACAGGTCATCATGCTGGCCGGCGCGCTGCTGACGGTTCGCCCATTGCAGGACTGGCTATTCATGCCGGTTCAGGCCGCACAGGATCGCCCTCGACCGCTCGCCTTCTCGCCCGTCGGCAATCTGAACGAGCTTCATCGTTCGCTATCGGGTGCGGGTCGCATCACCATGCTCGATCTGTACGCAGACTGGTGCGTCGCTTGCAAAGAGTTTGAAAAATACACCTTCAGCGACGCGCAAGTTCGGCAACGATTATCACAATTGCAGTTACTGCAGGCGGACGTTACCGCCAACAGCGACGCCCATCAGGCGCTGCTGCGGCATTTTCAGGTGCTAGGGCTGCCCACCATTCTGTTTTTCGACGCCAGCGGCCGGGAGATTCCGGGTTCGCGAGTGACTGGCCTGTTGAATGCAACCGACTTCGTCGGGCATTTGCAGAAACTGCCCCGCTAA
- the ubiA gene encoding 4-hydroxybenzoate octaprenyltransferase — protein MLRFISLTGIRTNSRKENQALEKLLAAERWGAYCRLMRIDKPIGSMLLLWPTLWALWLAGRGTPTLWTLWVFVAGVFLMRAAGCVINDYADRHFDGHVKRTASRPLPSGAVSEQSAKVLFVVLVLLAFGLVLTLNPMTIWLSVIGLALAWVYPFMKRVSHLPQLVLGAAFGWSIPMAYAAVSESLPVTCWLMFFAYICWTVAYDTEYAMVDRDDDLKIGVKSTAILFGSHDTLIIGVLQLMTLAAMLALGRMMALSQIFYWSVLIAAGLFAYQQKMIAGRERDNCFRAFRNNNYVGMVLFFGILFGL, from the coding sequence ATGCTCCGATTTATTTCCCTGACAGGTATCAGGACTAACAGCAGAAAGGAGAATCAGGCGTTGGAAAAACTGCTTGCGGCAGAACGTTGGGGTGCGTATTGCCGGTTGATGAGAATAGACAAGCCGATTGGTTCGATGCTGCTGCTGTGGCCGACACTGTGGGCGCTATGGCTGGCCGGGCGTGGAACACCGACTCTTTGGACGCTGTGGGTATTTGTGGCGGGTGTTTTTTTGATGCGTGCCGCGGGCTGCGTGATTAATGATTACGCTGACCGCCATTTCGATGGTCACGTCAAACGCACGGCATCCCGGCCTCTACCGAGTGGTGCTGTGAGCGAACAATCCGCCAAGGTGCTGTTTGTCGTGCTGGTGTTGCTGGCATTCGGGTTGGTGCTGACCCTGAATCCGATGACCATTTGGCTTTCGGTGATCGGCCTGGCGTTGGCTTGGGTCTATCCGTTCATGAAACGGGTCAGCCATTTGCCCCAGCTGGTGCTGGGCGCCGCATTTGGATGGTCGATACCGATGGCTTATGCCGCTGTCAGCGAATCGCTCCCGGTGACTTGCTGGCTGATGTTTTTTGCCTATATTTGCTGGACGGTCGCCTACGATACGGAATATGCGATGGTGGATCGCGACGACGATCTGAAAATCGGCGTGAAATCCACTGCCATCCTGTTCGGTAGCCACGACACGTTGATCATCGGCGTTTTGCAGCTGATGACGTTAGCGGCGATGCTGGCGCTGGGAAGGATGATGGCGTTGAGCCAGATTTTTTACTGGTCGGTGCTGATTGCCGCTGGGTTGTTTGCCTATCAGCAGAAGATGATCGCCGGGCGTGAGCGGGATAACTGTTTCCGCGCATTCAGAAATAACAACTATGTCGGGATGGTGTTGTTCTTCGGCATTCTGTTCGGGTTATAA